Proteins from a single region of Candidatus Woesearchaeota archaeon:
- a CDS encoding MBL fold metallo-hydrolase: MTTITFLGTAGTNAAVTKQARGSGGIVIQYEELQFHLDPGPGSITKCKEYGINPHNTTAILVSDNNIIHCNDINIIIDAMTHGGIERHGLIMGSKTVLQGTETGYPFITKFYQNLVDKVIPFEKNHRIGIDAVEISAVPLQNPDPNSTGFKFHFPNFTIGYVGDTAFTSELSESLQGCDLLIINCPFPADKAQGPSLDRDRATKLVAQVRPKLVVLTHFSIDMLKADPLQEARLIQSATGVQTIAATDGLKIAPEGFRSYKAPIKGFGNDVPRPVV; this comes from the coding sequence ATGACAACTATTACATTCTTAGGTACTGCAGGTACAAACGCTGCCGTAACCAAACAAGCTCGTGGATCGGGTGGCATTGTGATTCAATATGAAGAACTTCAATTTCATCTTGATCCTGGTCCTGGTTCAATTACTAAATGTAAAGAATACGGAATAAATCCCCACAATACTACTGCTATTTTAGTTTCAGATAATAACATCATTCATTGTAATGATATCAACATCATCATTGATGCTATGACCCATGGCGGAATTGAACGACACGGCCTAATTATGGGAAGTAAAACTGTTCTTCAAGGAACAGAAACAGGGTATCCTTTCATTACTAAATTTTATCAAAATCTTGTTGATAAAGTAATCCCTTTTGAAAAGAATCATCGAATCGGAATTGATGCTGTTGAAATCAGCGCAGTGCCATTGCAAAACCCAGATCCCAATTCTACTGGATTCAAATTTCACTTTCCCAATTTCACCATTGGTTATGTTGGTGACACTGCATTTACCAGTGAATTAAGTGAATCCTTACAAGGTTGCGATCTGTTGATTATCAATTGCCCATTTCCCGCTGACAAAGCGCAGGGTCCATCATTAGACCGAGATCGAGCTACAAAATTAGTTGCCCAAGTGCGACCTAAATTAGTAGTTTTGACCCATTTTAGCATTGATATGCTTAAAGCTGATCCTTTACAAGAAGCACGTCTTATTCAAAGCGCAACCGGAGTGCAAACCATTGCCGCAACCGATGGACTCAAGATTGCACCAGAAGGATTTAGAAGCTATAAAGCGCCAATCAAAGGCTTTGGTAATGATGTGCCAAGACCAGTTGTATAA